A region from the Vulpes lagopus strain Blue_001 chromosome 5, ASM1834538v1, whole genome shotgun sequence genome encodes:
- the ZFP36L2 gene encoding mRNA decay activator protein ZFP36L2, whose translation MSTTLLSAFYDIDFLCKTEKSLANLNLNMLDKKAVGTPVAAAPSSGFTPGFLRRHSASNLHALAHPAPSAGSCSPKFPGAANGGSCGSGAAGGAASYGTLKEPSGGGGTALLNKENKFRDRSFSENGERSQHLLHLQQQQQQKGGGGGGGGGSQINSTRYKTELCRPFEESGTCKYGEKCQFAHGFHELRSLTRHPKYKTELCRTFHTIGFCPYGPRCHFIHNADERRPAPSGGASGDLRAFSARDALHLGFPREPRPKLHHSLSFSGFPSGHHQPPGGLESPLLLDSPTSRTPPPPPSCSSASSCSSSASSCSSASTPSGAPTCCPSAAAAAALLYGSGGAEDLLAPGAPCAACSSASCANNAFAFGPELSSLITPLAIQTHSFATVAAAYYRSQQQQQGLGPPAPPAPPSPPFGFQLPRRLSESPVFDAPPSPPDSLSDRDSYLSGSLSSGSLSGSESPSLDPGRRLPIFSRLSISDD comes from the exons ATGTCGACCACACTTCTGTCCGCCTTCTACGATATCGACTTCTTGTGCAAG ACGGAGAAATCCCTGGCCAACCTCAATCTGAACATGCTGGACAAGAAGGCGGTGGGGACGCCCGTGGCCGCCGCCCCGAGCTCGGGCTTCACGCCGGGCTTTCTCCGACGGCACTCGGCCAGCAACCTGCACGCGCTCGCCCACCCCGCGCCCAGCGCCGGCAGCTGCTCGCCCAAGTTCCCGGGCGCGGCTAACGGCGGCAGCTGCGGcagcggggcggcgggcggcgcggcctcCTACGGCACCCTCAAGGAGCCGTCGGGGGGCGGCGGCACCGCCCTGCTCAACAAGGAGAACAAGTTTCGGGACCGCTCGTTCAGCGAGAACGGCGAGCGCAGCCAGCACCTCTTgcacctgcagcagcagcagcagcagaaggggggcggcggcggcggcggcggcggctcccagATCAACTCGACCCGCTACAAGACTGAGCTGTGCCGGCCCTTCGAGGAGAGCGGCACGTGCAAGTACGGCGAGAAGTGCCAGTTCGCGCACGGCTTCCACGAGCTGCGCAGCCTCACCCGGCACCCCAAGTACAAGACGGAGCTGTGCCGCACCTTCCACACCATCGGCTTCTGCCCCTACGGGCCGCGCTGCCACTTCATCCACAACGCGGACGAGCGGCGGCCCGCGCCGTCGGGGGGCGCCTCCGGGGACCTGCGCGCCTTCAGCGCGCGGGACGCGCTGCACCTGGGCTTCCCCCGCGAGCCGCGGCCCAAGCTCCACCACAGCCTCAGCTTCTCGGGCTTCCCGTCGGGCCACCACCAGCCCCCGGGCGGCCTCGAGTCGCCGCTGCTGCTCGACAGCCCCACGTCGcgcacgccgccgccgccgccctcctgCTCCTCGGCCTCGTCCTGCTCCTCGTCCGCTTCGTCCTGCTCGTCGGCCTCCACGCCCTCGGGCGCCCCGACGTGCTGCCCCTCGGCCGCGGCCGCGGCGGCGCTGCTGTACGGCAGCGGGGGCGCCGAGGACCTGCTGGCGCCGGGCGCCCCGTGCGCGGCCTGCTCGTCCGCCTCGTGCGCCAACAACGCCTTCGCCTTCGGCCCGGAGCTGAGCAGCCTCATCACGCCGCTCGCCATCCAGACGCACAGCTTCGCCACGGTGGCGGCCGCCTACTACCgcagccagcagcagcagcagggcctggggccgcccgcgccgcccgcgccgccctcGCCGCCCTTCGGCTTCCAGCTGCCGCGCCGCCTGTCCGAGTCGCCCGTGTTCGACGCGCCCCCGAGCCCCCCGGACTCGCTGTCGGACCGCGACAGCTACCTGAGCGGCTCCCTGAGCTCGGGCAGCCTCAGCGGCTCCGAGTCCCCCAGCCTCGACCCCGGCCGCCGCCTGCCCATCTTCAGCCGCCTGTCCATCTCCGACGACTGA